A genomic window from Solanum dulcamara chromosome 11, daSolDulc1.2, whole genome shotgun sequence includes:
- the LOC129874724 gene encoding caffeoylshikimate esterase-like isoform X3: MALKPSKFLRRHSFDALKTRKPNCVRSEKAVMGRAVKFEGISEELQKIIDADMDKVEARRRARDAFKDIQLSIDHCLFKMPHAGLKMKESYEVNSRGLEIFSKSWLPETSSPKAMVYFCHGYGDTCTFFVEGIARKLASSGYGVFAMDYPGFGLSEGLHGYIPSFDKLVDDVIEHYSKAKENPEICNLPSFLFGQSMGGAVALKVHMKQPDAWNGAVLLAPMCKIADDMVPPWLVTQILVGIAKFLPKQKLVPQQDLAELAFRDVKKREQVSLPLLILHGENDKVTDPSISKTLYEKASSSDKKLILYKDAYHSLLEGEPDEMILRVLGDIISWETRGRAEVRN, from the exons ATGGCATTGAAGCCCAGCAAGTTTTTGAGGAGGCATTCATTTGATG CATTGAAAACAAGGAAACCCAATTGTGTAAGGAGTGAGAAAGCAGTAATGGGTAGGGCAGTGAAGTTTGAAGGTATAAGTGAGGAATTGCAGAAGATAATAGATGCTGATATGGACAAAGTGGAAGCAAGGCGTCGTGCTAGGGATGCTTTTAAGGATATTCAGTTGTCAATTGATCATTGTCTCTTTAAG ATGCCACATGCTGGATTGAAGATGAAGGAG TCTTATGAGGTTAATTCTCGAGGACTGGAGATCTTCTCCAAAAGTTGGCTTCCAGAGACAAGTTCCCCCAAAGCAATGGTATACTTCTGTCATGGTTATGGTGATACATGCACATTTTTTGTTGAAG GCATTGCAAGAAAATTAGCATCTTCCGGTTATGGAGTATTTGCCATGGATTATCCTGGATTTGGTCTTTCAGAAGGTCTTCATGGCTATATACCAAGTTTTGACAAGTTAGTCGATGATGTCATTGAGCATTACTCGAAGGCGAAAG AAAATCCAGAGATATGTAACCTACCAAGCTTCCTATTTGGGCAATCAATGGGTGGAGCAGTAGCTCTGAAGGTGCACATGAAGCAACCTGATGCATGGAATGGCGCTGTTCTTCTTGCACCGATGTGCAAA ATTGCAGATGACATGGTACCACCATGGTTAGTTACACAAATTCTAGTGGGCATAGCAAAATTTCTTCCAAAGCAAAAGCTAGTTCCGCAGCAGGATCTAGCAGAGTTAGCATTCAGAGATGTGAAGAAGAGAGAACAG GTCTCTCTGCCATTGCTAATATTGCATGGAGAGAATGATAAAGTGACTGATCCATCCATCAGCAAAACATTGTACGAGAAGGCAAGTAGTTCGGACAAAAAACTGATcctttataaggatgcttatcATTCTTTGCTCGAGGGTGAGCCCGATGAGATGATACTTCGAGTTCTTGGTGACATAATATCTTG GGAGACAAGGGGCAGAGCTGAAGTAAGAAATTAA
- the LOC129874724 gene encoding caffeoylshikimate esterase-like isoform X1 encodes MALKPSKFLRRHSFDALKTRKPNCVRSEKAVMGRAVKFEGISEELQKIIDADMDKVEARRRARDAFKDIQLSIDHCLFKMPHAGLKMKESYEVNSRGLEIFSKSWLPETSSPKAMVYFCHGYGDTCTFFVEGIARKLASSGYGVFAMDYPGFGLSEGLHGYIPSFDKLVDDVIEHYSKAKENPEICNLPSFLFGQSMGGAVALKVHMKQPDAWNGAVLLAPMCKIADDMVPPWLVTQILVGIAKFLPKQKLVPQQDLAELAFRDVKKREQAAYNVIAYKHKPRLQTAVELLNTTQEIEKQLIKVSLPLLILHGENDKVTDPSISKTLYEKASSSDKKLILYKDAYHSLLEGEPDEMILRVLGDIISWETRGRAEVRN; translated from the exons ATGGCATTGAAGCCCAGCAAGTTTTTGAGGAGGCATTCATTTGATG CATTGAAAACAAGGAAACCCAATTGTGTAAGGAGTGAGAAAGCAGTAATGGGTAGGGCAGTGAAGTTTGAAGGTATAAGTGAGGAATTGCAGAAGATAATAGATGCTGATATGGACAAAGTGGAAGCAAGGCGTCGTGCTAGGGATGCTTTTAAGGATATTCAGTTGTCAATTGATCATTGTCTCTTTAAG ATGCCACATGCTGGATTGAAGATGAAGGAG TCTTATGAGGTTAATTCTCGAGGACTGGAGATCTTCTCCAAAAGTTGGCTTCCAGAGACAAGTTCCCCCAAAGCAATGGTATACTTCTGTCATGGTTATGGTGATACATGCACATTTTTTGTTGAAG GCATTGCAAGAAAATTAGCATCTTCCGGTTATGGAGTATTTGCCATGGATTATCCTGGATTTGGTCTTTCAGAAGGTCTTCATGGCTATATACCAAGTTTTGACAAGTTAGTCGATGATGTCATTGAGCATTACTCGAAGGCGAAAG AAAATCCAGAGATATGTAACCTACCAAGCTTCCTATTTGGGCAATCAATGGGTGGAGCAGTAGCTCTGAAGGTGCACATGAAGCAACCTGATGCATGGAATGGCGCTGTTCTTCTTGCACCGATGTGCAAA ATTGCAGATGACATGGTACCACCATGGTTAGTTACACAAATTCTAGTGGGCATAGCAAAATTTCTTCCAAAGCAAAAGCTAGTTCCGCAGCAGGATCTAGCAGAGTTAGCATTCAGAGATGTGAAGAAGAGAGAACAG GCTGCTTACAATGTTATTGCTTACAAGCACAAACCCCGCCTACAAACTGCGGTGGAGTTACTGAATACCACCCAAGAGATAGAGAAACAACTAATTAAG GTCTCTCTGCCATTGCTAATATTGCATGGAGAGAATGATAAAGTGACTGATCCATCCATCAGCAAAACATTGTACGAGAAGGCAAGTAGTTCGGACAAAAAACTGATcctttataaggatgcttatcATTCTTTGCTCGAGGGTGAGCCCGATGAGATGATACTTCGAGTTCTTGGTGACATAATATCTTG GGAGACAAGGGGCAGAGCTGAAGTAAGAAATTAA
- the LOC129874724 gene encoding caffeoylshikimate esterase-like isoform X2 — protein sequence MALKPSKFLRRHSFDALKTRKPNCVRSEKAVMGRAVKFEGISEELQKIIDADMDKVEARRRARDAFKDIQLSIDHCLFKMPHAGLKMKESYEVNSRGLEIFSKSWLPETSSPKAMVYFCHGYGDTCTFFVEGIARKLASSGYGVFAMDYPGFGLSEGLHGYIPSFDKLVDDVIEHYSKAKENPEICNLPSFLFGQSMGGAVALKVHMKQPDAWNGAVLLAPMCKIADDMVPPWLVTQILVGIAKFLPKQKLVPQQDLAELAFRDVKKREQAAYNVIAYKHKPRLQTAVELLNTTQEIEKQLIKVSLPLLILHGENDKVTDPSISKTLYEKASSSDKKLILYKDAYHSLLEGEPDEMILRVLGDIISWLDEHTS from the exons ATGGCATTGAAGCCCAGCAAGTTTTTGAGGAGGCATTCATTTGATG CATTGAAAACAAGGAAACCCAATTGTGTAAGGAGTGAGAAAGCAGTAATGGGTAGGGCAGTGAAGTTTGAAGGTATAAGTGAGGAATTGCAGAAGATAATAGATGCTGATATGGACAAAGTGGAAGCAAGGCGTCGTGCTAGGGATGCTTTTAAGGATATTCAGTTGTCAATTGATCATTGTCTCTTTAAG ATGCCACATGCTGGATTGAAGATGAAGGAG TCTTATGAGGTTAATTCTCGAGGACTGGAGATCTTCTCCAAAAGTTGGCTTCCAGAGACAAGTTCCCCCAAAGCAATGGTATACTTCTGTCATGGTTATGGTGATACATGCACATTTTTTGTTGAAG GCATTGCAAGAAAATTAGCATCTTCCGGTTATGGAGTATTTGCCATGGATTATCCTGGATTTGGTCTTTCAGAAGGTCTTCATGGCTATATACCAAGTTTTGACAAGTTAGTCGATGATGTCATTGAGCATTACTCGAAGGCGAAAG AAAATCCAGAGATATGTAACCTACCAAGCTTCCTATTTGGGCAATCAATGGGTGGAGCAGTAGCTCTGAAGGTGCACATGAAGCAACCTGATGCATGGAATGGCGCTGTTCTTCTTGCACCGATGTGCAAA ATTGCAGATGACATGGTACCACCATGGTTAGTTACACAAATTCTAGTGGGCATAGCAAAATTTCTTCCAAAGCAAAAGCTAGTTCCGCAGCAGGATCTAGCAGAGTTAGCATTCAGAGATGTGAAGAAGAGAGAACAG GCTGCTTACAATGTTATTGCTTACAAGCACAAACCCCGCCTACAAACTGCGGTGGAGTTACTGAATACCACCCAAGAGATAGAGAAACAACTAATTAAG GTCTCTCTGCCATTGCTAATATTGCATGGAGAGAATGATAAAGTGACTGATCCATCCATCAGCAAAACATTGTACGAGAAGGCAAGTAGTTCGGACAAAAAACTGATcctttataaggatgcttatcATTCTTTGCTCGAGGGTGAGCCCGATGAGATGATACTTCGAGTTCTTGGTGACATAATATCTTGGTTGGATGAGCATACTTCTTAG
- the LOC129873890 gene encoding protein ABA DEFICIENT 4, chloroplastic-like isoform X1, with protein sequence MDLSSSCFCHSQISFKLQMNCWAPALVSKVPLNTRRKQTLSLAIREMKSDLLSQRIGGFGTKLRSGGSSLGESRVIIQLNLQRTLSRRKNSTVSACWLPSSEVASTAFTVGTAAVLPFYTVMVVAPKAELTRKAMKSSIPYIVLGLLYAYLLYLSWTPDTIRLMFASKYWLPELSGIAKMFSNEVTLASAWIHLLAMDLFAARQVYHDGLQNDIETRHSVSLCLLFCPVGILTHCITKALTSSPEKREHRIH encoded by the exons ATGGACTTGTCTTCTTCTTGCTTTTGCCACTCCCAAATCTCATTCAAG TTGCAGATGAACTGCTGGGCACCAGCCTTGGTGTCAAAAGTCCCTCTGAATACCCGAAGAAAGCAGACTCTCTCTCTTGCTATTAGAGAAATGAAGTCTGACCTTTTAAGTCAACGTATCGGTGGATTTGGAACCAAGCTTCGCAGTGGAGGGAGTTCTCTGGGAGAATCAAGAGTCATTATTCAACTAAATCTTCAAAGAACTCTTTCACGAAGAAAAAACTCTACGGTTTCTGCTTGCT GGTTGCCAAGTTCAGAAGTTGCATCTACTGCTTTCACAGTGGGAACAGCAGCAGTTCTTCCGTTTTATACCGTCATGGTTGTGGCTCCTAAAGCTGAACtt ACCAGAAAAGCGATGAAAAGCAGCATACCCTACATTGTGCTTGGACTTCTATACGCATATCTATTATACCTCTCCTGGACACCAGATACAATTCGGCTGATGTTTGCTAGTAAATACTGGCTTCCAGAG CTGTCTGGTATAGCTAAGATGTTCTCCAATGAAGTAACGTTAGCTTCTGCATGGATTCATCTGTTGGCCATGGATCTTTTTGCTGCAAG GCAGGTTTATCATGATGGATTGCAGAATGATATTGAAACCCGCCATTCTGTGTCTCTGTGCTTGCTGTTTTGCCCTGTTGGAATTCTTACTCACTGCATCACCAAAGCTCTAACTAGTAGCCCAGAAAAGAGAGAGCATAGGATTCATTAA
- the LOC129873890 gene encoding protein ABA DEFICIENT 4, chloroplastic-like isoform X2 — translation MDLSSSCFCHSQISFKMNCWAPALVSKVPLNTRRKQTLSLAIREMKSDLLSQRIGGFGTKLRSGGSSLGESRVIIQLNLQRTLSRRKNSTVSACWLPSSEVASTAFTVGTAAVLPFYTVMVVAPKAELTRKAMKSSIPYIVLGLLYAYLLYLSWTPDTIRLMFASKYWLPELSGIAKMFSNEVTLASAWIHLLAMDLFAARQVYHDGLQNDIETRHSVSLCLLFCPVGILTHCITKALTSSPEKREHRIH, via the exons ATGGACTTGTCTTCTTCTTGCTTTTGCCACTCCCAAATCTCATTCAAG ATGAACTGCTGGGCACCAGCCTTGGTGTCAAAAGTCCCTCTGAATACCCGAAGAAAGCAGACTCTCTCTCTTGCTATTAGAGAAATGAAGTCTGACCTTTTAAGTCAACGTATCGGTGGATTTGGAACCAAGCTTCGCAGTGGAGGGAGTTCTCTGGGAGAATCAAGAGTCATTATTCAACTAAATCTTCAAAGAACTCTTTCACGAAGAAAAAACTCTACGGTTTCTGCTTGCT GGTTGCCAAGTTCAGAAGTTGCATCTACTGCTTTCACAGTGGGAACAGCAGCAGTTCTTCCGTTTTATACCGTCATGGTTGTGGCTCCTAAAGCTGAACtt ACCAGAAAAGCGATGAAAAGCAGCATACCCTACATTGTGCTTGGACTTCTATACGCATATCTATTATACCTCTCCTGGACACCAGATACAATTCGGCTGATGTTTGCTAGTAAATACTGGCTTCCAGAG CTGTCTGGTATAGCTAAGATGTTCTCCAATGAAGTAACGTTAGCTTCTGCATGGATTCATCTGTTGGCCATGGATCTTTTTGCTGCAAG GCAGGTTTATCATGATGGATTGCAGAATGATATTGAAACCCGCCATTCTGTGTCTCTGTGCTTGCTGTTTTGCCCTGTTGGAATTCTTACTCACTGCATCACCAAAGCTCTAACTAGTAGCCCAGAAAAGAGAGAGCATAGGATTCATTAA
- the LOC129873889 gene encoding uncharacterized protein LOC129873889 isoform X1, whose translation MASHMANYQFPLRPPRKLHSCHVQSCSFNNQGPAQHSTGLQFICRKKLLSDLSTWGIGGPCNYFVQVFNQTQLVSAVRYCNEQSMRFMILGKGSNCLFDDMGFDGCVILNRIDFLEKIESGVYRVGSGYPFNRLGVVSANEGFSGLEFAAGVPGTVGGAAYMNAGANGQETAAAIDSIDIITNEGESRMLKRRALNFGYRSSPFQEMRDLGSITAVTFRLKFSKTAREMQQAYLARKWRTQPLGERSAGSVFRNPSSMGVSAAELIEKTGLKGLRVGGAMVSNKHANFFINCGSATSQDMLELIGLVKDAVNQKFGVELKEEILCIHPS comes from the exons ATGGCGTCACATATGGCAAACTATCAATTCCCTCTAAGACCACCAAGAAAGTTACATTCTTGTCATGTTCAGAGCTGCAGCTTCAACAATCAAGGACCAGCTCAACACTCAACTGGGTTACAGTTTATTTGCAGGAAGAAGCTTCTTAGTGATCTCAGCACATGGGGCATTGGAGGCCCTTGTAATTACTTCGTTCAAGTCTTTAACCAAACCCAACTTGTTTCGGCTGTCAG GTATTGTAATGAGCAATCTATGAGATTTATGATCTTGGGTAAAGGCTCAAATTGTCTGTTTGATGACATGGGTTTTGATGGTTGCGTAATTCTCAATCGAATTGACTTCTTGGAGAAGATTGAATCTGGAGTATACCGGGTCGGAAGTGGGTACCCATTTAATCGCTTGGGAGTTGTGTCTGCAAATGAAGGGTTTTCGGGGCTTGAATTTGCTGCTGGTGTTCCTGGAACGGTTGGTGGAGCTGCTTACATGAATGCCGGAGCAAATGGGCAG GAAACAGCTGCTGCTATTGATAGCATAGATATCATCACAAATGAAGGCGAATCTAGGATGCTGAAAAGAAGAGCGCTAAATTTTGGCTATAGATCATCACCATTTCAAGAAATGAGAGACTTGGGATCCATTACTGCAGTTACATTCCGGCTAAAGTTCTCCAAAACTGCACGAGAAATGCAGCAAGCATACTTGGCTAG AAAATGGAGGACACAACCTTTGGGGGAGAGAAGTGCTGGTTCAGTTTTCCGAAATCCATCTTCCATGGGTGTTTCTGCTGCAGAATTGATAGAGAAAACTGGGTTGAAAGGGTTGAGAGTTGGTGGAGCCATGGTCTCAAACAAGCATGCCAACTTTTTCATAAATTGTGGCTCTGCAACTTCTCAAGACATGCTTGAGCTCATAGGATTAGTCAAGGATGCAGTAAATCAAAAGTTTGGAGTGGAACTAAAGGAAGAAATATTGTGCATTCATCCATCTTAG
- the LOC129873889 gene encoding uncharacterized protein LOC129873889 isoform X2, protein MFRAAASTIKDQLNTQLGYSLFAGRSFLVISAHGALEALVITSFKSLTKPNLFRLYCNEQSMRFMILGKGSNCLFDDMGFDGCVILNRIDFLEKIESGVYRVGSGYPFNRLGVVSANEGFSGLEFAAGVPGTVGGAAYMNAGANGQETAAAIDSIDIITNEGESRMLKRRALNFGYRSSPFQEMRDLGSITAVTFRLKFSKTAREMQQAYLARKWRTQPLGERSAGSVFRNPSSMGVSAAELIEKTGLKGLRVGGAMVSNKHANFFINCGSATSQDMLELIGLVKDAVNQKFGVELKEEILCIHPS, encoded by the exons ATGTTCAGAGCTGCAGCTTCAACAATCAAGGACCAGCTCAACACTCAACTGGGTTACAGTTTATTTGCAGGAAGAAGCTTCTTAGTGATCTCAGCACATGGGGCATTGGAGGCCCTTGTAATTACTTCGTTCAAGTCTTTAACCAAACCCAACTTGTTTCGGCT GTATTGTAATGAGCAATCTATGAGATTTATGATCTTGGGTAAAGGCTCAAATTGTCTGTTTGATGACATGGGTTTTGATGGTTGCGTAATTCTCAATCGAATTGACTTCTTGGAGAAGATTGAATCTGGAGTATACCGGGTCGGAAGTGGGTACCCATTTAATCGCTTGGGAGTTGTGTCTGCAAATGAAGGGTTTTCGGGGCTTGAATTTGCTGCTGGTGTTCCTGGAACGGTTGGTGGAGCTGCTTACATGAATGCCGGAGCAAATGGGCAG GAAACAGCTGCTGCTATTGATAGCATAGATATCATCACAAATGAAGGCGAATCTAGGATGCTGAAAAGAAGAGCGCTAAATTTTGGCTATAGATCATCACCATTTCAAGAAATGAGAGACTTGGGATCCATTACTGCAGTTACATTCCGGCTAAAGTTCTCCAAAACTGCACGAGAAATGCAGCAAGCATACTTGGCTAG AAAATGGAGGACACAACCTTTGGGGGAGAGAAGTGCTGGTTCAGTTTTCCGAAATCCATCTTCCATGGGTGTTTCTGCTGCAGAATTGATAGAGAAAACTGGGTTGAAAGGGTTGAGAGTTGGTGGAGCCATGGTCTCAAACAAGCATGCCAACTTTTTCATAAATTGTGGCTCTGCAACTTCTCAAGACATGCTTGAGCTCATAGGATTAGTCAAGGATGCAGTAAATCAAAAGTTTGGAGTGGAACTAAAGGAAGAAATATTGTGCATTCATCCATCTTAG